A window of Strix aluco isolate bStrAlu1 chromosome 2, bStrAlu1.hap1, whole genome shotgun sequence contains these coding sequences:
- the CCNA1 gene encoding cyclin-A1: MRRTGERSRAGRRDPCPAAPRSGGRAVLGVLAENGQQRPGGQGATVVKHFSGSENTIPSSGKDELPNSVVNASSKQGFAIYVDEPEEKENYGCQVAEELESSLCQLDTSAMTSSIHLLLDLSTGSPMAVDTSFQSKREDHMEDAVTLAVEEYAEDIHRYLREAEVRFRPKPHYMRKQPDITTGMRAILVDWLVEVGEEYKLRTETLYLAVNFLDRFLSCMSVLRGKLQLVGTAAILLAAKYEEIYPPEVDEFVYITDDTYTKRQLLRMEHLLLKVLAFDLTAPTINQFLLQYIQRHGVCIRTENFARYLAELSLLEADPFLKYLPSQTAAAAYCLANYTVNRSFWPETLAAFTGYSLSEIVPCLTDLHKACLDAPHGQLQAIKEKYKCSKYLHVSLLEPPAVLPLQ; this comes from the exons ATGCGCCGCACCGGTGAGAggagccgggcggggcggcgggacccctgtcccgctgccccccgcagcggcgggcgggccgTGCTGGGGGTGCTGGCGGAGAACGGGCAGCAGCGGCCCGGCGGCCAG GGTGCTACTGTTGTCAAACACTTCTCTGGCTCTGAAAACACCATCCCTTCATCTGGAAAAGATGAATTACCTAACAGTGTGGTCAATGCTTCATCAAAGCAAGGGTTTGCTATCTATGTAGATGaaccagaagagaaagaaaactatgGCTGCCAAGTGGCTGAAGAGCTGGAATCAAGCCTCTGTCAACTGGATACTAGTGCGATGACATCCAGTATTCACCTACTGCTAGATCTGAGTACAG GATCTCCAATGGCAGTGGACACATCCTTCCAGTCCAAACGTGAGGATCACATGGAAGATGCCGTAACTCTGGCTGTGGAAGAGTATGCAGAAGACATTCATCGGTACCTCCGAGAGGCTGAA GTAAGATTCAGGCCTAAGCCCCACTACATGAGGAAGCAACCAGATATCACAACAGGAATGCGTGCCATCTTGGTAGACTGGCTGGTGGAAGTAGGGGAAGAATATAAACTTCGAACAGAGACTCTGTACTTGGCGGTGAACTTCCTGGACAGGTTTCTTTCCTGCATGTCTGTTCTCAGAGGGAAGCTGCAGCTTGtaggaacagcagcaattctTCTAGCTGC GAAGTATGAAGAGATCTACCCACCAGAAGTGGATGAATTTGTATATATAACAGATGATACCTACACAAAGAGGCAGCTGCTAAGAATGGAACACCTGCTTCTCAAAGTGCTGGCTTTTGACCTAACAGCCCCAACCATCAATCAGTTCCTCCTTCAGTATATTCAGAGGCATGGAGTCTGTATCAGAACAGAGAACTTTGCAAGG TATCTTGCAGAGCTGAGTCTCCTTGAAGCTGATCCTTTTCTGAAGTACCTTCCTTCACAAACTGCTGCAGCAGCCTACTGTCTAGCAAACTACACGGTGAACAGGTCTTTCTGG CCAGAAACACTTGCTGCATTCACTGGGTATTCATTAAGTGAGATAGTGCCTTGCCTGACTGATCTGCATAAAGCATGCCTCGATGCTCCCCATGGCCAACTGCAAGCAATTAAGGAGAAGTACAAGTGCTCAAA GTACCTGCATGTGTCTCTTCTGGAGCCCCCAGCAGTTCTTCCTCTACAATAG